The following proteins are encoded in a genomic region of Prionailurus viverrinus isolate Anna chromosome E3, UM_Priviv_1.0, whole genome shotgun sequence:
- the PAQR4 gene encoding progestin and adipoQ receptor family member 4 isoform X2, whose translation MDHCLPLPGLALLGFLVLLPMTMPWGQLGKDGWLWGTHCVACLAPPTGSVLYHLFMCHQGGSPVYTRLLALDMCGVCLVNTLGALPIIHCTLACRPWLRPAALVGYTVLSGVAGWRALTAPSTGARLRAFGWQAAARLLVFGARGVGLGSGAPGSLPCYLRMDALALLGGLVNVARLPERWGPGRFDYWGNSHQIMHLLSVGSILQLHAGVVPDLLWAARHACPPD comes from the exons ATGGAtcattgtctccctctcccagggCTGGCCCTCCTAGGCTTCCTGGTACTGCTGCCGATGACCATGCCTTGGGGGCAGCTGGGCAAGGATGGCTGGCTGTGGGGCACACACTGTGTGGCCTGCCTGGCCCCgcccacaggctctgtgctctatCATCTCTTCATGTGCCACCAAGGGGGCAGCCCTGTGTATACTCGGCTCCTTGCCCTGGATATGTGTGGGGTCTGCCTTGTCAACACCCTCG GGGCTCTGCCCATCATCCACTGCACCCTGGCCTGTAGGCCCTGGCTGCGCCCAGCCGCCCTGGTGGGCTACACCGTGCTGTCGGGCGTGGCTGGCTGGCGGGCCCTCACCGCTCCCTCCACCGGCGCCCGGCTCCGCGCCTTCGGTTGGCAGGCTGCCGCCCGCCTCCTGGTGTTCGGGGCCCGAGGAgtggggctgggctctggggctcCGGGCTCCCTGCCCTGCTACCTGCGTATGGACGCACTGGCACTGCTCGGGGGGCTGGTGAACGTGGCCCGCCTGCCGGAGCGCTGGGGACCCGGCCGCTTTGATTACTGGGGCAACTCGCACCAGATCATGCACCTGCTCAGCGTGGGCTCCATCCTCCAGCTGCACGCGGGTGTCGTGCCCGACCTGCTCTGGGCCGCCCGCCACGCCTGCCCcccggactga
- the PAQR4 gene encoding progestin and adipoQ receptor family member 4 isoform X1, whose product MAFLAGPRLLDWASSPPHLQFNKFVLTGYRPASSGSGCLRSLFYLHNELGNIYTHGLALLGFLVLLPMTMPWGQLGKDGWLWGTHCVACLAPPTGSVLYHLFMCHQGGSPVYTRLLALDMCGVCLVNTLGALPIIHCTLACRPWLRPAALVGYTVLSGVAGWRALTAPSTGARLRAFGWQAAARLLVFGARGVGLGSGAPGSLPCYLRMDALALLGGLVNVARLPERWGPGRFDYWGNSHQIMHLLSVGSILQLHAGVVPDLLWAARHACPPD is encoded by the exons ATGGCGTTCCTGGCCGGGCCGCGCCTGCTGGACTGGGCCAGCTCGCCACCGCACCTGCAGTTCAACAAGTTCGTGCTGACGGGCTACCGGCCGGCCAGCAGCGGCTCGGGCTGTCTACGCAGCCTCTTCTACTTGCACAACGAGCTGGGCAACATCTACACGCACG ggCTGGCCCTCCTAGGCTTCCTGGTACTGCTGCCGATGACCATGCCTTGGGGGCAGCTGGGCAAGGATGGCTGGCTGTGGGGCACACACTGTGTGGCCTGCCTGGCCCCgcccacaggctctgtgctctatCATCTCTTCATGTGCCACCAAGGGGGCAGCCCTGTGTATACTCGGCTCCTTGCCCTGGATATGTGTGGGGTCTGCCTTGTCAACACCCTCG GGGCTCTGCCCATCATCCACTGCACCCTGGCCTGTAGGCCCTGGCTGCGCCCAGCCGCCCTGGTGGGCTACACCGTGCTGTCGGGCGTGGCTGGCTGGCGGGCCCTCACCGCTCCCTCCACCGGCGCCCGGCTCCGCGCCTTCGGTTGGCAGGCTGCCGCCCGCCTCCTGGTGTTCGGGGCCCGAGGAgtggggctgggctctggggctcCGGGCTCCCTGCCCTGCTACCTGCGTATGGACGCACTGGCACTGCTCGGGGGGCTGGTGAACGTGGCCCGCCTGCCGGAGCGCTGGGGACCCGGCCGCTTTGATTACTGGGGCAACTCGCACCAGATCATGCACCTGCTCAGCGTGGGCTCCATCCTCCAGCTGCACGCGGGTGTCGTGCCCGACCTGCTCTGGGCCGCCCGCCACGCCTGCCCcccggactga